A portion of the Gossypium arboreum isolate Shixiya-1 chromosome 8, ASM2569848v2, whole genome shotgun sequence genome contains these proteins:
- the LOC108468639 gene encoding uncharacterized protein LOC108468639: protein MTKLLRKGVPFVWTDAQLESFDKLKTVPTQAPVLIQPEPRKDFVVYIDASHVGLGCVLMQDEKMVAYASRQFKTHEPNYPIHDLELAVVVFALKIKRNYLLFSDGSLLAELQVKLTWIDQIRGKQIGDKSLEFRFHQVESGVTTDFWISSDGVLYFHGRICVPNDRDLSRLKYQHGNGSE from the exons ATGACTAAGCTACTACGTAAGGGAGTTCCTTTCGTCTGGACTGATGCACAACTGGAGAGTTTTGATAAGCTTAAGACAGTTCCGACTCAAGCTCCTGTTCTAATACAGCCTGAGCCTCGTAAAGACTTTGTAGTATACatcgatgcgtcacatgtgggtctgggttgtgttctgatgcaagacgAAAAgatggttgcttatgcatctcgtCAGTTCAAGACTCATGAGCCTAATTATCCGAtacatgatctggagttggcagtgGTAGTCTTCGCTTTAAAAATCAAGAGgaactatct TTTATTCAGTGATGGGAGTTTGTTGGCAGAACTTCAAGTAAAACTGACATGGATTGATCAGATCAGAGGTAAACAGATAGGGGATAAGTCTCTTGAGTTCCGTTTTCATCAAGTTGAGAGTGGTGTTACTACTGATTTTTGGATTAGCAGCGATGGAGTATTATATTTCCACGGTCGAATTTGTGTGCCGAATGATAGGGATTTAAG CCGGTTAAAGTACCAAcatggaaatgggagcgagtaa
- the LOC128296663 gene encoding uncharacterized protein LOC128296663: protein MAPYEAMYGRKFRTPLCWTELGERRILGPELVSETEDKVLPWKKILRFGRKGKLNPRLVGPYQILKRVGSVAYQLEIPLELDCIHDVFHVSMLRRYRSDPMHIVPVEKIEVRPDLTFEEPVQILDCDIKVLRKKYIPLVKVLWRNHSTEEAT from the exons atggcaccttacgaggcaatGTATGGTCGTAAATTTCGCACTCCCTtatgctggactgagttgggtgagcgacgtaTTTTGGGTCCGGAATTGGTTTCAGAAACTGAAGACAAG GTCTtgccatggaagaaaattctgaGGTTCGGTCGCAAGGGCAAGCTGAACCCTCGGCTTGTTGGGCCGTACCAAATTTTGAAACGGGTGGGTTCAGTCGCATATCAGTTGGAGATACCTCTAGAGCTAGATTgcattcatgatgttttccacgTCTCAATGTTGAGACGATATCGCTCTGATCCTATGCACATTGTTCCTGTAGAGAAGATTGAGGTTCGGCCAGATCTAACATTTGAGGAGCCGGTTCAGATTTTAGATTGCGACATTAAGGTTCTACGAAAAAAATATATTCCCCTAGTGAAGGTGCTGTGgaggaatcatagcactgaggaggccactTAG